One part of the Acetoanaerobium sticklandii genome encodes these proteins:
- a CDS encoding TIGR03936 family radical SAM-associated protein codes for MLVRIKYSKLGDISYISHLDIIKLMERIVRRTGLKLSYSEGFNPHPKTAFSPALQLGVQSHCEYLDMEFDEAVEEDLLIQKLNEKTVEGINFIEAKILTDKVDSLVAFITHSRYEIAVDEEDENKISKIISAINKINNTNEMLLTKKTKKGNIKEYNVKEYIGTIDLERKSDGLSIFVDICSGSVKSINPKKIIELVESLEDLSGIEYDLIKLETYHIDEDTGKKSNIM; via the coding sequence ATGCTAGTAAGAATAAAATACAGTAAGCTAGGAGATATTAGCTACATATCTCACCTAGATATAATAAAGCTGATGGAAAGAATCGTAAGAAGGACTGGCCTTAAATTATCATATAGTGAAGGTTTTAATCCTCATCCTAAAACTGCATTTTCTCCAGCACTGCAGCTAGGAGTTCAAAGTCATTGTGAATATTTAGATATGGAATTTGACGAGGCTGTAGAAGAAGATTTACTTATTCAAAAATTAAACGAAAAAACAGTTGAAGGAATAAATTTTATTGAAGCTAAAATTTTAACTGATAAAGTAGATTCTTTAGTGGCATTTATAACTCATAGCAGGTATGAGATCGCAGTAGATGAGGAAGATGAAAACAAAATATCAAAAATTATATCTGCTATAAATAAAATAAACAATACAAATGAGATGCTTCTAACTAAAAAGACAAAAAAAGGAAACATAAAAGAATACAATGTAAAAGAATATATTGGAACTATTGATCTTGAAAGAAAATCTGATGGTCTTAGTATCTTTGTTGATATTTGCAGTGGCTCAGTTAAAAGCATTAATCCTAAAAAAATTATCGAACTAGTTGAATCTTTAGAAGACTTAAGTGGAATTGAATATGATTTAATTAAGCTTGAAACATACCATATAGATGAAGACACTGGAAAAAAATCTAATATTATGTAG
- a CDS encoding TIGR03960 family B12-binding radical SAM protein, protein MSINYRRLFDKVEKPGRYIGKELNSVMKNTDDIDVRYVFAFPDLYEIGMSHLGMHILYGVLNSIDGVWCERVFSVATDMEERLRANNLPLFSLESRTPLHEFDFIGFTLQYELSYTNILNIMQLGKIPLRSSDRDENHPIVMMGGPCAYNPEPLADFADMILLGEGEEIMQEIMELYKKHKKANYSKKEFLLEAAKSIDGVYVPAFYSVSYNDDNTIKTVSPLHADIPSKIKKRIIKDMDGAFYPENLLVPNIEIVHGRIMLEIFRGCTRGCRFCQAGMIYRPIREKSIEKLLELADKIFKATGYEEMSLSSLSSSDYSKLGELLDELNDKHSSNMTSISLPSLRLDNFSVEMAEKVQKVKKSGLTFAPEAGTQRLRDVINKGVTNEDLMETAHKAFSNGWNRIKLYYMIGLPTETYEDLDGIVKMGYDTLNVHKTINNGKIHPRTAITMSSACFVPKPFTPFQWMAQDDIETLRDKQRYLKDKFRTSKNISFNYHAPLTSSLEGVFARGDRRLGAVIEAAFNKGCKFDGWDEFFSYNKWTEAFDECNIDMNFYSTRKREYDEILPWDHIDCGVSKEFLIRENEKALKAETSHDCRNGCLACNINVDIARGLC, encoded by the coding sequence ATGTCTATAAATTATAGAAGATTATTTGATAAGGTTGAAAAACCAGGAAGATATATAGGAAAAGAACTAAATAGTGTAATGAAAAACACTGATGATATAGATGTAAGGTATGTTTTTGCATTTCCGGATTTATATGAAATAGGGATGAGCCATTTAGGAATGCATATTCTTTATGGTGTATTAAATAGCATAGATGGAGTTTGGTGTGAACGTGTATTTTCAGTAGCTACTGATATGGAAGAAAGGCTTAGAGCTAATAATTTACCTTTGTTTTCTTTAGAGTCAAGAACTCCACTTCATGAATTTGATTTCATAGGATTTACTCTTCAGTATGAGCTTTCATATACAAATATACTAAATATTATGCAGCTAGGCAAAATTCCTCTTCGCTCTTCTGACAGAGACGAAAACCATCCAATCGTTATGATGGGGGGGCCATGCGCATATAATCCAGAACCTCTTGCTGATTTTGCTGACATGATTCTTCTTGGTGAAGGCGAAGAAATAATGCAAGAAATTATGGAGCTTTATAAAAAACATAAGAAGGCAAATTACTCTAAAAAAGAATTTCTTTTGGAAGCAGCTAAAAGTATAGATGGGGTATATGTACCAGCATTTTATAGTGTTTCATATAATGATGATAATACTATTAAAACTGTAAGCCCTTTGCATGCTGACATTCCGTCAAAAATAAAAAAGCGTATCATTAAGGATATGGACGGTGCATTTTATCCTGAAAATTTATTAGTACCAAATATTGAGATTGTACATGGAAGAATAATGCTTGAAATATTCAGAGGGTGTACAAGGGGATGTAGATTCTGTCAAGCAGGTATGATTTATAGACCTATTAGAGAGAAAAGTATAGAAAAGCTACTTGAACTTGCTGACAAAATATTTAAAGCTACAGGATATGAAGAAATGTCTTTATCATCACTTAGCAGTAGTGATTATTCTAAGTTAGGAGAACTTCTAGATGAATTGAATGATAAGCATTCTTCAAATATGACTAGTATTTCATTGCCTTCACTAAGACTAGATAATTTTTCTGTGGAGATGGCTGAAAAAGTCCAAAAAGTAAAGAAATCTGGACTAACATTTGCTCCTGAAGCTGGAACACAAAGGCTTAGGGATGTAATTAATAAAGGTGTAACCAATGAAGATTTGATGGAAACAGCCCATAAAGCATTTTCAAACGGGTGGAATAGGATAAAACTGTATTATATGATTGGACTTCCTACTGAAACCTATGAAGATTTAGATGGAATAGTTAAAATGGGCTACGATACGCTTAATGTGCATAAAACTATAAATAATGGGAAAATTCATCCTAGAACTGCCATTACTATGAGTTCAGCTTGTTTTGTACCTAAACCTTTTACACCGTTTCAATGGATGGCTCAAGACGATATAGAAACGTTAAGAGATAAGCAAAGATATCTTAAAGATAAGTTTAGAACTTCAAAAAACATAAGCTTTAACTATCACGCACCATTAACTAGTAGCCTAGAAGGGGTGTTTGCAAGAGGAGATAGAAGACTTGGAGCTGTAATTGAAGCGGCATTTAATAAGGGCTGTAAATTTGACGGATGGGATGAATTTTTCAGCTATAATAAATGGACAGAAGCATTTGATGAATGTAATATAGACATGAATTTCTACTCTACAAGAAAAAGAGAATACGACGAAATATTGCCTTGGGATCACATCGATTGTGGAGTTTCAAAAGAGTTTCTGATAAGAGAAAATGAAAAGGCTTTAAAAGCTGAAACTAGCCATGACTGCAGAAATGGTTGTTTAGCATGTAATATTAATGTTGATATTGCAAGGGGGTTATGCTAA
- a CDS encoding OAM dimerization domain-containing protein gives MSSGLYSMEKKEFDKVLDLERVKPYGDTMNDGKVQLSFTLPLKNNERSAEAAKQIALKMGLEEPSVVMQQSLDEEFTFFVVYGNFVQSVNYNEIHVEAVNSEILSMEETDEYIKENIGRKIVVVGASTGTDAHTVGIDAIMNMKGYAGHYGLERYEMIDAYNLGSQVANEDFIKKAVELEADVLLVSQTVTQKNVHIQNMTHLIELLEAEGLRDRFVLLCGGPRINNEIAKELGYDAGFGPGRFADDVATFAVKTLNDRMNS, from the coding sequence ATGAGCTCAGGTTTATATTCTATGGAAAAAAAGGAATTCGATAAGGTTTTGGATTTAGAAAGAGTTAAGCCTTATGGAGATACTATGAATGATGGAAAGGTGCAGCTTAGCTTTACTTTACCATTAAAAAATAATGAACGTTCGGCAGAAGCGGCAAAGCAAATTGCATTAAAGATGGGACTTGAGGAGCCAAGCGTAGTAATGCAACAGTCTTTAGATGAGGAGTTCACTTTCTTTGTGGTTTATGGAAATTTTGTTCAGTCTGTAAATTACAATGAAATCCATGTTGAAGCTGTAAACTCTGAAATCCTATCTATGGAAGAAACAGATGAATATATAAAAGAAAACATAGGAAGAAAAATTGTTGTTGTAGGTGCAAGTACAGGAACAGATGCGCATACAGTAGGAATAGATGCGATAATGAATATGAAGGGCTACGCAGGACATTACGGGCTTGAAAGATATGAAATGATAGATGCATATAATCTAGGAAGCCAAGTTGCCAATGAAGACTTCATAAAGAAAGCAGTTGAACTTGAAGCCGATGTACTTTTGGTTTCACAAACAGTAACTCAAAAGAATGTACATATTCAAAATATGACACATTTAATTGAACTATTAGAAGCAGAAGGACTTAGAGACAGATTTGTACTTCTTTGCGGAGGGCCTAGAATAAATAATGAAATAGCAAAGGAATTGGGTTATGATGCAGGTTTTGGACCTGGAAGATTTGCTGATGATGTAGCTACTTTTGCAGTAAAGACTTTAAATGATAGAATGAATAGCTAA
- a CDS encoding lysine 5,6-aminomutase subunit alpha → MESKLNLDFNLVEKARAKAKAIAIDTQEFIEKHTTVTVERAVCRLLGIDGVDTDEVPLPNIVVDHIKENNGLNLGAAMYIANAVLNTGKTPQEIAQAISAGELDLTKLPMKDLFEVKTKALSMAKETVEKIKNNRSIRESRFEEYGDKSGPLLYVIVATGNIYEDITQAVAAAKQGADVIAVIRTTGQSLLDYVPYGATTEGFGGTYATQENFRLMREALDKVGAEVGKYIRLCNYCSGLCMPEIAAMGAIERLDVMLNDALYGILFRDINMQRTMIDQNFSRIINGFAGVIINTGEDNYLTTADAFEEAHTVLASQFINEQFALLAGLPEEQMGLGHAFEMDPELKNGFLYELSQAQMAREIFPKAPLKYMPPTKFMTGNIFKGHIQDALFNMVTIMTNQRIHLLGMLTEALHTPFMSDRALSIENAQYIFNNMESISEEIQFKEDGLIQKRAGFVLEKANELLEEIEQLGLFDTLEKGIFGGVKRPKDGGKGLNGVVSKDENYYNPFVELMLNK, encoded by the coding sequence GTGGAAAGTAAATTAAATTTGGATTTTAATCTTGTAGAAAAAGCAAGAGCAAAGGCAAAAGCAATTGCAATTGATACACAGGAGTTTATTGAAAAACATACTACAGTTACAGTTGAACGAGCAGTTTGTCGTTTGCTTGGAATAGATGGAGTGGATACTGATGAGGTACCACTTCCTAATATAGTAGTAGATCATATAAAAGAAAACAATGGATTAAATCTTGGGGCAGCAATGTATATAGCAAATGCTGTACTAAATACTGGAAAGACACCTCAAGAAATAGCACAAGCAATATCAGCTGGAGAACTTGATTTAACAAAACTTCCAATGAAGGATTTATTTGAAGTTAAAACTAAAGCTCTTTCTATGGCAAAAGAAACTGTTGAGAAAATAAAAAATAACAGAAGTATAAGAGAATCACGTTTTGAAGAATATGGAGATAAATCAGGACCATTATTATATGTAATAGTTGCAACTGGTAATATATATGAAGATATAACTCAAGCTGTTGCTGCTGCAAAGCAAGGAGCTGATGTTATAGCAGTTATAAGAACTACTGGACAATCTCTGCTTGATTATGTTCCTTATGGAGCAACAACAGAAGGCTTTGGCGGGACTTATGCAACTCAAGAAAACTTTAGACTAATGAGAGAGGCTCTTGATAAGGTTGGAGCTGAGGTTGGAAAATACATTAGACTTTGTAATTACTGTTCTGGTTTATGTATGCCTGAAATTGCTGCTATGGGAGCAATTGAAAGACTAGACGTAATGCTTAATGATGCATTATATGGCATATTATTTAGAGATATTAATATGCAAAGAACTATGATAGACCAAAATTTCTCAAGAATTATAAACGGATTTGCAGGAGTAATAATCAATACGGGAGAAGATAACTACTTAACAACAGCAGATGCTTTTGAAGAAGCTCATACAGTACTAGCTTCTCAATTTATTAATGAGCAATTTGCTTTACTAGCTGGGCTACCAGAAGAGCAAATGGGACTTGGGCATGCTTTTGAAATGGATCCTGAACTAAAAAATGGGTTCCTTTACGAATTATCTCAAGCTCAAATGGCAAGAGAAATTTTCCCAAAAGCTCCTTTAAAATATATGCCTCCTACAAAATTTATGACAGGAAATATATTTAAAGGACATATTCAAGATGCCTTATTTAATATGGTAACAATAATGACTAACCAGAGAATTCATCTTCTTGGAATGCTTACAGAGGCTCTTCATACACCATTTATGTCAGATAGAGCTCTTTCAATTGAAAATGCTCAATATATATTCAATAATATGGAATCTATATCTGAAGAAATTCAGTTTAAAGAAGATGGATTAATACAAAAAAGAGCTGGATTTGTTTTAGAAAAAGCAAATGAACTGCTAGAGGAAATAGAGCAACTTGGCTTGTTTGATACATTAGAAAAAGGTATTTTTGGTGGAGTTAAGAGACCTAAAGACGGTGGAAAAGGTTTAAATGGGGTAGTTAGCAAGGATGAGAATTATTACAACCCATTTGTAGAATTGATGCTTAATAAGTAA
- a CDS encoding MutS-related protein has product MYKLKKEEIRDIGLNFVFSQMKILTPMGRNRIKNLEIFGKDNKEKLLVEFSNISYCLDNIINRKEVYTQFASILSKIKDISGTITNLKNQRTLDIVELYEVKLFSYYVNSLIKAVHTNNISIQNFELESLNDVYALLDPEGMKLPTFMIYDDYCENLSKIRKDKKRLEQEIRNETNSDLIEKTLSKRRDLVYQEEIREQEIRKELTKKLGHFAYIIEKNINLVTYLDLLIAKAKLAKDYKCNCPKITDTYEIHLDNMNNPYFNSILKEKGSSYVPVGLKLQEGATVITGANMGGKSLTLKTLLLNVTLAQLGFFVFADYVSLPVLDYIYMIMDDLQSVNRGLSSFGAEIKALDEAIDLSLSGRGLIVMDELARGTNPQEGKAIVNAVVRFLNDKDTFSVISTHYDSIDLKDVVQYRVRGLKNIDFDKLSVSSISESSSNHELLQQLMDYTLEKCEDEAVPKDALNICKFLGLNQELYSIIKKYYEE; this is encoded by the coding sequence ATGTATAAGCTGAAAAAAGAAGAAATAAGAGATATAGGCTTGAATTTTGTCTTTTCTCAAATGAAAATACTAACTCCTATGGGTAGAAATAGAATTAAAAATCTTGAAATATTTGGAAAAGATAACAAGGAAAAACTATTAGTTGAATTTAGTAATATATCGTATTGTTTAGATAATATAATAAATCGTAAAGAAGTTTACACACAGTTTGCTTCAATTTTAAGCAAAATTAAAGATATTTCTGGAACTATAACCAATTTAAAAAATCAACGAACTTTAGACATTGTTGAACTTTATGAAGTTAAATTATTTTCTTACTATGTAAATTCTTTAATTAAAGCCGTCCATACCAATAATATTTCAATTCAAAATTTTGAACTTGAAAGCCTTAATGATGTATATGCTCTTTTAGATCCTGAAGGTATGAAATTACCAACATTTATGATTTATGACGATTATTGTGAAAATTTAAGTAAAATTAGAAAAGATAAAAAAAGACTTGAGCAGGAAATCAGAAATGAAACAAATAGTGACTTAATTGAAAAAACCTTATCTAAACGACGAGATTTAGTTTATCAAGAAGAGATACGAGAGCAAGAAATAAGAAAAGAGCTTACAAAGAAGCTAGGACACTTTGCTTATATTATTGAAAAAAATATTAATTTAGTTACCTATTTAGATTTGCTTATCGCAAAAGCAAAGCTTGCTAAGGATTATAAGTGTAACTGTCCTAAAATAACGGATACATATGAAATTCATTTGGATAATATGAATAATCCGTATTTTAATAGTATTTTAAAGGAAAAAGGAAGCAGCTATGTTCCCGTTGGTTTAAAGCTTCAAGAAGGAGCGACTGTTATAACTGGAGCAAACATGGGAGGGAAGTCTTTAACACTTAAAACCTTGCTTCTAAATGTTACTTTAGCTCAACTAGGTTTTTTTGTTTTTGCGGATTATGTAAGTCTTCCGGTACTTGACTATATTTATATGATAATGGATGATTTGCAGTCTGTTAATAGAGGCTTAAGTAGTTTTGGCGCTGAAATTAAAGCTTTAGATGAAGCTATAGATTTGTCCCTTAGCGGGAGAGGCCTTATTGTCATGGATGAGCTTGCAAGAGGAACAAATCCACAAGAAGGAAAAGCTATTGTCAATGCAGTAGTGAGATTTTTAAATGATAAAGATACATTTTCCGTGATTAGTACTCACTATGACAGTATTGATTTAAAAGATGTGGTTCAGTATAGAGTACGAGGATTAAAAAATATAGATTTTGATAAGCTATCAGTTAGTAGCATTAGTGAATCATCAAGTAATCATGAGCTACTTCAGCAACTTATGGATTATACTCTAGAAAAATGTGAAGATGAAGCAGTTCCCAAAGATGCTTTAAACATCTGTAAATTTTTGGGTCTTAATCAGGAACTTTATTCTATTATAAAAAAGTATTATGAGGAGTGA
- the ablA gene encoding lysine 2,3-aminomutase, producing the protein MSLKDKFFSHVSQEDWNDWKWQVRNRIETVEELKKYIPLTPEEEEGVKRCLDTLRMAITPYYLSLIDVENPNDPVRKQAVPLSLELHRAASDQEDPLHEDGDSPVPGLTHRYPDRVLLLMTDQCSMYCRHCTRRRFAGQTDSAVDTKQIDAAIEYIKNTPQVRDVLLSGGDALLISDEKLEYTIKRLREIPHVEVIRIGSRVPVVMPQRITPELVSMLKKYHPVWLNTHFNHPNEITEESKRACELLADAGIPLGNQSVLLAGVNDCMHVMKKLVNDLVKIRVRPYYIYQCDLSVGIEHFRTPVAKGIEIIEGLRGHTSGYCVPTFVVDAPGGGGKTPVMPNYVISQNHNKVILRNFEGVITTYDEPDHYTFHCDCDVCTGKTNVHKVGVAGLLNGETATLEPEGLERKQRGHH; encoded by the coding sequence ATGAGTTTAAAGGATAAGTTTTTTTCACATGTAAGCCAAGAAGATTGGAATGATTGGAAATGGCAAGTAAGAAATCGTATAGAAACTGTTGAAGAACTTAAAAAATATATTCCACTTACTCCAGAAGAAGAAGAAGGGGTAAAAAGATGTCTTGATACATTAAGAATGGCTATTACTCCATACTATCTATCGCTAATTGATGTAGAAAATCCAAATGACCCTGTAAGAAAGCAAGCTGTACCTCTTTCTTTAGAGCTACATAGAGCAGCGTCTGATCAAGAAGACCCACTTCATGAAGATGGAGATTCTCCAGTTCCAGGACTTACACATAGATATCCTGATAGAGTTCTTCTTTTAATGACTGATCAATGTTCAATGTACTGCAGACACTGTACTAGAAGAAGATTCGCTGGTCAAACAGATTCTGCTGTTGATACGAAGCAAATAGATGCTGCGATTGAATATATCAAAAATACTCCACAAGTAAGAGACGTTCTACTTTCAGGAGGAGATGCTCTATTAATCTCAGATGAAAAGCTTGAGTACACAATCAAAAGACTTCGTGAAATACCACACGTTGAGGTTATTCGTATAGGATCAAGAGTACCAGTTGTAATGCCACAAAGAATTACACCAGAACTAGTTTCTATGCTTAAAAAGTATCATCCAGTATGGTTAAATACACACTTCAACCATCCTAATGAAATTACTGAAGAGTCTAAAAGAGCATGTGAGTTACTTGCTGATGCAGGTATTCCTCTTGGAAATCAAAGTGTGCTTCTTGCAGGTGTAAATGATTGCATGCACGTTATGAAAAAACTAGTAAATGATTTAGTTAAAATAAGAGTAAGACCTTACTATATTTATCAATGTGACCTTTCAGTTGGAATTGAGCACTTTAGAACTCCAGTTGCAAAGGGAATAGAAATAATTGAAGGCTTAAGAGGACATACTTCAGGATACTGCGTTCCTACATTTGTTGTGGATGCACCTGGTGGTGGAGGAAAAACTCCAGTTATGCCAAACTATGTTATTTCACAAAATCACAATAAAGTTATTTTACGTAACTTTGAAGGTGTAATTACAACTTACGATGAGCCTGATCATTATACTTTCCACTGTGACTGTGATGTATGCACTGGAAAAACAAATGTTCATAAGGTTGGAGTAGCTGGACTTCTTAATGGAGAGACAGCGACACTTGAACCAGAGGGTTTGGAAAGAAAACAAAGAGGACATCACTAA
- a CDS encoding L-erythro-3,5-diaminohexanoate dehydrogenase → MKGCKYGTHRVIEPKGSLPQPALKISNDMNIFSNEILIDVQALNVDSASFTQIEEEAGHDTKKIAAKILEIVGERGKMQNPVTGSGGMLIGTIEKIGEDLEGKIDLKVGDKIATLVSLSLTPLQIDEIIDIKPDIDRVEIKGKAILFESGIYAKLPTDMSETLALAALDVAGAPAQTAKLVKPGDSVLILGAAGKSGMMCCYEAKKRVGPTGRVVGLVRNEKSKAKLLEMGIVDDVIIASAQLPVEVLETSLAANNGNEYDISINCVNVENTEMSSILPIRNGGTVYFFSMATSFTKAALGAEGVGKDVDMIIGNGYTKGHAEITLQILRESEIVRTTFEKMYL, encoded by the coding sequence ATGAAAGGCTGTAAATATGGAACTCATCGTGTAATTGAACCAAAAGGATCACTACCACAACCTGCACTTAAAATTTCTAATGATATGAACATCTTCAGTAATGAGATACTAATAGATGTACAAGCATTGAATGTTGACTCAGCGAGCTTTACTCAAATTGAAGAAGAAGCTGGTCATGATACAAAGAAAATTGCTGCAAAAATTTTAGAAATCGTTGGAGAAAGAGGTAAAATGCAAAATCCTGTTACTGGTTCAGGAGGAATGCTGATTGGAACTATTGAAAAAATCGGTGAAGATTTAGAAGGCAAAATTGATTTAAAAGTAGGAGATAAAATAGCTACATTAGTATCGCTTTCACTAACTCCACTTCAAATAGACGAAATAATCGATATTAAGCCAGACATAGATAGAGTAGAAATTAAAGGTAAAGCTATATTATTTGAAAGCGGTATATATGCAAAGCTACCAACTGACATGAGCGAAACTTTAGCTCTTGCAGCATTAGATGTAGCTGGAGCACCTGCTCAAACAGCAAAGCTTGTTAAACCTGGAGATTCAGTTCTAATTCTTGGAGCAGCTGGTAAGTCTGGAATGATGTGTTGCTATGAAGCTAAGAAAAGAGTAGGACCAACAGGAAGAGTAGTTGGCCTTGTAAGAAATGAAAAAAGTAAAGCAAAACTATTAGAAATGGGTATAGTTGATGATGTAATAATAGCAAGTGCTCAGCTTCCAGTTGAAGTTTTAGAAACAAGTTTAGCAGCAAATAACGGGAACGAATATGATATATCAATCAACTGCGTAAACGTAGAAAATACAGAAATGTCTTCAATACTTCCAATCAGAAATGGCGGAACAGTATACTTCTTCTCAATGGCAACAAGCTTTACAAAAGCAGCTTTAGGGGCTGAGGGAGTTGGAAAAGACGTTGATATGATAATTGGAAATGGATACACAAAAGGACATGCTGAGATAACTCTTCAAATACTTAGAGAATCAGAAATAGTTAGAACTACATTTGAAAAGATGTATCTATAA
- a CDS encoding 3-keto-5-aminohexanoate cleavage protein, translated as MEKLIITAAICGAEVTKEHNPNVPYTVEEIVREAKSAYDAGASVIHLHVREDDGTPTQSKERFKMCVDAIKEACPDAIIQPSTGGAVGMTDEERLQPVFLKPEMASLDCGTCNFGGDEIFVNTENMIINFSKYMIKNGVKPECEVFDKSMIDMAIRLAKKGHIQTPMHFNFVMGVNGGISATPRDLVFLIGSIPSESSFTVSAMGRNQFPMAAMAIITGGHVRVGFEDNVYIEKGVPAKSNGELVEKVVRLAKEFGRPVATPSEAREILGISK; from the coding sequence ATGGAAAAGTTAATTATAACAGCTGCAATTTGTGGAGCAGAGGTTACAAAAGAACACAACCCAAATGTTCCTTATACAGTGGAGGAAATAGTAAGAGAAGCAAAATCAGCTTATGATGCTGGGGCAAGCGTTATCCACCTTCATGTAAGAGAGGACGATGGTACTCCAACTCAATCAAAAGAAAGATTTAAAATGTGTGTTGATGCGATAAAGGAAGCCTGTCCAGATGCAATAATTCAACCTTCAACTGGTGGAGCTGTAGGAATGACAGATGAAGAAAGGCTTCAACCAGTATTTCTTAAACCAGAGATGGCATCATTAGACTGCGGAACATGTAACTTTGGTGGAGATGAAATCTTTGTAAACACAGAAAATATGATTATAAATTTCTCGAAATATATGATTAAAAATGGTGTAAAACCAGAATGTGAAGTTTTCGATAAGAGTATGATTGATATGGCAATTAGATTAGCTAAAAAAGGTCATATCCAAACTCCAATGCACTTTAATTTCGTTATGGGTGTAAATGGAGGAATAAGCGCAACACCAAGAGATTTAGTATTTTTAATTGGAAGCATTCCAAGTGAATCATCATTTACAGTATCAGCAATGGGAAGAAATCAATTCCCAATGGCAGCGATGGCTATTATTACAGGTGGTCATGTACGAGTTGGATTTGAAGACAACGTTTACATAGAAAAAGGTGTTCCAGCTAAAAGCAACGGCGAGTTAGTTGAAAAAGTCGTAAGATTAGCTAAAGAATTTGGAAGACCAGTAGCTACTCCATCAGAAGCAAGAGAAATACTAGGAATTTCTAAATAG
- a CDS encoding hotdog domain-containing protein, which yields MKSVLKIRMSAHDAHYGGGLVDGARMLQLFGDVATELLIMNDGDEGLFKAYDMVEFMAPVFAGDYIEVEGSITEQGNTSRKMIFEARKVIVPRTDINDSACDVLETPIVVCRASGTCVVPKDKQRK from the coding sequence ATGAAATCTGTACTTAAAATTAGAATGAGTGCTCATGACGCTCATTATGGCGGTGGTCTTGTAGATGGGGCGAGAATGCTTCAACTATTCGGAGACGTAGCAACTGAACTACTTATAATGAATGATGGAGACGAAGGACTTTTCAAAGCGTATGACATGGTTGAGTTTATGGCTCCAGTTTTTGCTGGCGATTACATAGAAGTTGAAGGAAGCATCACAGAGCAAGGCAATACATCAAGAAAAATGATTTTTGAAGCAAGAAAAGTAATTGTTCCAAGAACAGATATAAATGATTCAGCATGCGATGTACTTGAGACTCCGATTGTAGTATGTCGTGCTAGTGGTACTTGCGTAGTTCCTAAGGATAAACAAAGAAAGTAG
- the mgsA gene encoding methylglyoxal synthase, with amino-acid sequence MNVALIAHDHKKDILINFVLAYSEIFKKHNLFATGTTGRLIEKMTGLSVHKFLSGPLGGDQQIGAKIAENNMDLIIFLRDPLTAQPHEPDVQALLRLCDVHAIPLATNLASAELFINGLKRGDLNYREID; translated from the coding sequence ATGAACGTAGCATTAATTGCACATGACCATAAAAAAGATATTTTAATTAATTTTGTTCTTGCGTATTCAGAAATATTTAAAAAACATAATTTATTTGCGACAGGAACAACAGGACGATTAATAGAAAAAATGACAGGGTTAAGTGTTCATAAGTTCCTATCAGGTCCTCTTGGAGGAGATCAACAAATAGGTGCTAAAATTGCTGAGAACAATATGGATTTGATTATTTTTTTAAGAGATCCTCTTACAGCTCAGCCGCACGAACCTGATGTACAAGCTTTACTTAGATTATGTGATGTTCACGCAATACCACTTGCTACAAACCTTGCCTCTGCTGAGTTGTTCATAAATGGTTTAAAAAGAGGAGACTTAAATTACAGAGAAATAGATTAA